The segment ACTGCCGTTCGGGAGGCGGGGGCGAATACTGCTTCCTGGGATGCCCCGGGgtgactacatttcccagcaagCCCCGGGCCAGACCCAGTCATAGGACGGCGTGGGGAGATGGCGCACGGGCGTCTGGGAATTGTAGTCCCCAGGTGGACACTTTGCGGCTTGTCGCGATGCGTAGTTGGTTGCTGGGCTCCAACGGGCGCCGGCTGCTGGCGGCAGTGGGGGCCGGGGTCCGGGACGGAGCGACCATGGCTGCGGGCAGCATGGGGCAGCGGATGGTCTGGGTGGATCTGGAGGTGAGGGGGCTGGCTGTGTGCCGGGGGGCTCGGGGCACGCAGGTGGGCTGTTTCCATGGGGTTGTGCCTGGCtgagggggcaggagtgggggaggggcccccatgTCAGACGGGTGCCTGGGGGGCGCCCCATGTCAGACGGGTGCCGGGAGGGGCCCCCCATGTCAGACGGGTGCCGGGGGGGGCCCCATGTCAGATGGGTGCCTGGGGGGCGCCCCATGTCAGACGGGTGCCGGGGGTCGCACGTGGAGGGGGGGTGTGCAAGTGAAAGCCGGGCTGGGTGTCAGGAGGAGCGATCCCTGCCCCCGCAGGACAGCCTAGGGGTGGCCTTACCTGGGGTGTTTAGCAGGAGGCTGGACAGAGCGGAGGGAAACACCTCAGAGACCAAGCCCTGGCCTGGGTCGGCTCCCTGCACTTGCAGAGCCTTTCCCTTCCTTTGATCCTGCCAGGCTGTAGGTTGGCCTGCACTTGTTTGACTTCGCTGCTTCGGATGGCAGAGAAGCATCCCGTTCAGAGTCAGGCCCTGGGCGTTCCAGCTGTCCAGGTCTCTTTTCTAGTTATGGCTGAGCCGTTCTGCTCTAAATTCACTCGCCAAGCATTTGCACAGCCCCCTGAGAAGCTTCGGaaatttccctttcctttctcaaTTTGGCCAACACTGATTATTTCCCCTCTAATGGTGATTGAAATCAGTGCAAAGCGTTcgtgaaaaaaaccaaacattacaGCAGCGTTAGCCCAACTCTGGGATTAAAGCATTGTTAAGACATACATTCCCTGCAAAGTATAAAACATAGCTCTTCTCTCTTCTTACGATTGTTGCTTCTGCCTTTGCAGATGACGGGACTGGACATAGAGAAGGACCAGATCATTGAGATGGCTTGTCTTATAACTGATTCTGATTTAAACATTTTGGCTGAGGTAGGTTAGAGTTTGGAGTCAATGTGTACTGGCGTACCTCTGATTACTAGTGCCTGGTACTGTTACTTTGTTATACGTGAAGGTTTGTCTGTCTATTAGGTTAGAGTGGAATATTTTTATCTTCAATGTTTTTTGAACCATCTGGCTAACAAGCAGCCAGCGTGGTATGTGCCCTTTCATAAATGCAATTTCCAGATGTGTGCCACCTGTGGACTGGAATACAAGTCAAACAACAATTTTTAGTACATGTTTTTGAGGGCTGTTTGGATTGTGGCTGTGTGTAAAATGTTAGTGGAAGATAACCTGCGTACTTGAACAACCTTGTTGACAGTGTCGCATGTCTCTTTTTAGTACTGAAAGGTTTGCCAGCTGCTGACTCCAAAATGCCTGTTTTTAAGATGTGATTATAACCTGGAAGATGTCCCTGTAAAATTGGCAGTATCTTACTGAATAGACCTGTGCTTCTTCTTTACACATTATGAGTCATATGTTCTTGCTTTAGTGACAAGAATAAGGTTTCACTACTACTTAGTGCTGCAAAATGCATACAGTGCTGGGAGAGGCAACTGGATTTAGTTCCGACTCATGACTCATCGCTTGTTAAATAAGTTCCAGTTACAGAATCCAATCAAATGGTGCATGGGCCTGAAAGAACCTGACTTGATATTCACATCCCAGATTGAGTTATCGACTGTGGAAGAAAGAACGCCACTATGCCTTTTTATTTGTAGACTAAGAAAACTTGATGTTAGAAGCCATTGAGAGACCAACTGGAACCACAGGCTACTATTCATACAGGATCGCTTGACAGTTTATAGCAGGTGGGGGAGGCATTTCCCACCACATGGGTTTTAAGATTGCTGTGCAGAGCAAGATGGGCAACTTTCTCCTAATTTCCCTTTTAAAGCTAGAAGTGTCAACAGGAGGTAGACAGATTCCTTTTGTCTGATGATAAGCTTTAGAATGATCTTTTTTGTTAGGATTagattatattaatattttttttctcattaacaGGGTCCCAACCTGATTATAAACCAGCCAGATGAGTTGCTGGATGGCATGTCAGAATGGTGTAAAGAGCATCATGGGAAGGTAAAGGTTCTAGAGCAATAGTACGAGAATCTCTGCTTCCTTGTAACTAGTAGCAATTTTATAATTCTTAATCTCAAAATTGTGTTAGGTGCTATATGAACACTTTAGAGAAAGTTCCTGTTCTGAAGATCTTACATTCTAAATGTAGaggacaaaaggtgggagaaaggaaatatccccattttacagatggggaactgaggcagagaggttgtGATTTGCACGGAATCTCACAAGAACTCCATGGCAGAACTGaaaattgaatccagatcttctGAGATCTaatccagtgtcttaaccacaagactaacCTGAAATAGACTGTCCAAAGGGCCTTAACAATCTTGACTTGCAGCATCTTTGAATAGGCCTTGAAAACTTTACTAGACACCTTCTAGCGAGAGCAATAAACCTACCAACAATGGCCGATGTGAAAGATAGTGAGTgggccaccaggggctgctgcttGGGAAAGCTCTGAGCAGCAGTGTGAAACTGACATGACTCTTGCTAGTTCCACCTATGCCTACAGGGTTCTGAATTTAAGCAGCTATACTGACAGCATCTTGTCTGGTTCACAATGCTACTGattgaaaaaaatatgaaaaatgctaACAGACTTGGGAAGACAATGTTGCATCAATTTACAGTTAGTTTAAATTTGGCTGATTATTTTCCCAACACCATGGGCTGGAAACCtcattaatttttcattgaaagcCTACATTTTGCAGAAATAGATGATTTTGGCTCCTTCAGTCACCATTGAAGTTTCCTGCTTGCGAGTGGCAAGAAAGTGAATAGATTTTCCAAGCCTTCACCTTACATTTAAATTCAGGGTAGTTTTTGATTACGTGCCAAAGTTATAAAATGCCCATTAATCCCTCTCAGGCATCTTACTCTCTCTAGGAAAGATCAGCAGGTCTTTGGAAAACAAAGTAATTCATGTGGTGGATCCTTTTGTCCTCCTTCAGTTGAGAATCCAAACCTAGTTTTACTTCTCAAGTGAATTGGAGATGGAAGCAGCTCAGAAATAAGTCATCTTTGTTCACCCAGAGCTACCTACTTTTAACTGATATATATAAGATTAGAACACAAAGGAAAACACAGCTacacaatgacatttttaaatacaatctGATAGACCCAAGTGCATTTTTGTGGCACAGCTATGGAAATATACAGCACAGCCAGCTGGAAATACAGCTTTAGGAACTTCTTACAGCAGATTGACAAGATAAGTgatatttaactttaaaaaatgagaCTTTTTTGAGTTATAGGTGTCCTAAGCCAGTAACGTCCATATGTATTTGCACTCTAATTTAGAAATGTCAATTCATATTTTTCCAGTTTAGATTAAAAACCACAAAACACACAGATATTTGCAGAACATTCTAGCATTGATTCCAAATCCCTGAAAGTAGGGTTTATTGCTAAAATGCTTTACAGACCATTAATTTAACTGACACCATCCAATAAATAATCCATTTAATAAATCAACATATACCTCTTTTTGAAGAGGTACAGTTATTGATGCATATAAATAAAGAGTTGTACAAAATCTGAGTAATTCGGGACTGAGACATCATAAAATAGCAGGTAGAAAAAAGTCACAGGGATGTGTGTTTGCTCAGAGCCATGTTGTGATGTGCTTTACTCATGCAATCTATTCCTTACTCCTGgggtagtctcactgaagtcagtgaagtagGGATGttattcaacatgagtaagatcagaatctgtcccttagcTAGGACTGAAGTGGATAAACACTGATGCACTTGGTAAAATGTTAAGTCCTCCCAAAAGGTTAAATTTAAGAGTTAAGTTGTCTTTTTTAATACTTCTGGGCATTAAACGTGCCATTAGTTGGTTATTGTTTCAGTTATTGATTTCTAGGTAACATTTGACTGCTACTTAAATATGcaagatgtatttttaaataatggtAAATATTTGATTGGTGATGGATGCCTCTTTCTTGCAGTCTGGCCTTACTAAGGCAGTGAAAGAAAGTACAATTTCATTGCAGCAAGCAGAGTATGAATTTCTGTCATTTGTACGACAGCAAACACCCCCTGGCCTCTGTCCTCTTGCAGGTAAAATGTGTACTTTAATACTAATAAAATCAATCCTCCTTTCGTTCTCGGTGGGGCTTTGAAAAGCTTGTTAATGCACAATGCCAGGGTGATTTAGTCTCCTACTTGGAGATCTGCATTCAATCAAATTTCATTAAGCAAGGGAAGTTCAGCATTAGGTATCATCCATTCTATAAATTGCTTAAAGCAGATATTACATATGAGTTTTTGAAAATTCCCATAGATCTGCAGGAAAGAAATTCCTGTTAGTAGTGATATTTCATTATACATTTATGTCATTACTGGTGTGACTTCGTGTTGCATTCACAAATTACTATCCAGATATGCACCTTGTTTTTCCCTAATGGCTGGTATGAATACAGTCAACCTCTAAGTGCTGCTATTCTGAATGTCCTGTTACTTGATGGTGACTCAGAACCCTGACTCACAGAGGTCAAAAGGATGACCTGAGGgaaatatattaaacaaacaaTAAAGCTTATATACCCTTAGTGGAAAAGCTggttgtgtgtgtaatatttttacttttattgaaataattatttttgtgaCCCAGAAATTGTAGAGGAAGTAATTTGAAGAATTCAGTGCACAGAGATTATATATTTAAACCACACAGAAGTGATCCCAGAGTGAAAATCAGACAGAAACCTTTAAAATCATATTTATTGGAACATGAGACTTACAAGCTGACTGAAAACATTTAGAAGTCATATGTGATTTCCTCAGGATGCATAGCCTACCTCTAGTTCGGATGTAATTCACTGTAGCTTCGTAAAGTCTTTGAAAGAAATATCTGTTTTGTCTTTTTCTAGGAAACTCTGTACATGCAGATAAGAAGTTTCTTGACAAATATATGCCTCAGTTCATGAGGCATGTTCATTACAGGATAATTGATGTGAGCACTGTCAAAGAACTTTGCAGGTAAATACCATACAAAGTTTGTGTAAAAAGATCTAAGGCGTTCTAGTTATATTTTACTAATTTTCTTCTAAAACAAGAGGAGGACAGCGGGGAAAGAGCAGTATGCAGCTGTTTAGTTCTTTCAGATATTCCACTAGGATCAAACAGAAAAAGGACGAGGACCTACTTACTGAACTGCACGCAGAGTGGGGAGGTGTTTAGCTCTCACATggattacagtaactcctcaatGTCCTcccgcttaacattgtttcaaagttacgtcgctgctcaattagggaacatgctcttttaaagttgtgcagtaGTCCCTTATAATGTCGTTTGACTGCCTGCTCTGTCCGCTGcttgtaagattttgtggaagagcagggagcattgcacaagttcctcttctccgcttcctccccctccctcccagggaaattctaagcactgccaaacagctgtttggcggtgggggaagtgctgggagggagggggaggagcggggaagcGCCatgtctctgctcctccccctccctcccagaaagtcttAAGTgtgaagtgctgggagggaggggaaggagcggggaagCGCCgcatctccactcctccccctccctcccagaaagtcctaagcgccaccAAACAGGTGTTTGGCTGCGCTTAGGACTttcggggcgggagggggaggcgcgGGGATGTAGTGTGCTccagagaggaggtggagtgggggtgggaagaggtaggtctggagtggagtggggacAAGAAGAGGTGGCCCTGGAGCATCCCCCGGCAAAGTCGGCACCTATTCTTCTCCaggtaagctgccactgctgctgcaaaGGTGCTTCCTAGCATCCTTGCCTGCAGCGGgttgtgcctgtgtggggtaagccaggggcacttcccaaccacagtacagtactgtacagtatataatgccttttgtctgccccccaaaaatttccttggaacctaaccccccgctTTTACAttaatcttatgggaaaattagATTAggttaacatcgtttcacttaaagttgcatttttcaggaacttaATTACAACGTTAAGTGACGAGTTACTGTATATTATTTTGGTGCTTATAACAGTGACTTTTCTGAATGCCAGTGAAATTCAGATTTTTGCACTGAAGAGACATTTCCCACTGTAGCAAACCCAAAGAGTCCTCTGACTATATATTTAAGATATATGGATTTAAAACTCAATTTCTTCCATATACAGGCGCTGGTATTCAGAAGAATTTGAATTTGCACCAAAGAAGGTGGCTTCTCACAGGTGAGACTTCCACTATTGCTTTTAATGCAGTACATTTTTTATATCTTTAAGCTATAGTACTCTCTTCCACTCGAATACAGAGCATACTCATTTCTTTGAAAACCTGACATGTTAGTTCTATGGCCAAtggcacaggaagtctgtgtagTTCTGTTCCTTGCCATATCCTTCTCTTTAAAGTCTGATTATGGCAGGTGCCATGCAGTAGAAAGTATTAACGCTTtctcttagattgtaagcttttcaggacCAGCACCATGAATCTAATCCAAAGCCCTGTGGAGTCTTTGCCATCAACCTCAATATGGGCAGGATTGGCCCCGCATGTTTTTCCGAATACTGTGCCTAGCACAGCGAGGCCTCAGTTCTGCCTTAGGCCTCTGGGTactattttaatataaacattttacTGAGTTTGTTTATTTCACGAATAAAGATCTGGAAACCAGAACTTGTCTGGCAGATTGCTGCTGATGGCAATTTTAACTCATTCCTATTGGGAAACGAAGCAACTGTGACTTAGCATAAATAGGAAGCCAACAGGAACAGTACTGAGATGCCTTCCCTCTGGGCGCATAACTACATTGGCAGATGATCCCTTTTacatcaaaaaattaaaatgagcACAAGTTATTTTTACGGCTTAATTTTACTGCCTCTTGAAACCTCTCTTGTTTTAGGATAAGGCACAGTTCTTTCATTCAGGGATGGAGAAGAGTTGTTGTTACTTGCATGGGAATCTTTGGAAAAAGGAGTAACTGAATCTTCAAGTACCTCTTCTCCTAGCTCTCTGATGCATGGGCTCTATAAGATGGGCACATGAAGGCCCAGAGTTCAAAGGGACCAGCCTGCATCATAGCCAGGCCTTTGCCATCTGAAGCCTGGTGTATTGCAGAAGGTGATTCCCAGCCATTCCATCCTATGGCTAAAGATTGGTGTTTAAAACTGTTGTGCATTAAAATACAAAGATGGCTAGGGAGGTTATAGGTACATTTTGATTACTGCTGATGCTTGCTGGATGCTGGCATGTTTTTGGCACAGTTTCAGGAAGCATTTGTTGGAATGAAATGTCATCATCAAGTAAAGATTGGCTGGTGGTGCCCTCATTTCAGGAAGTACTATCTTCTGGAATCTGGTATTTAGCTATGGCTTTACGTAGATTTCAGACTGACAGGAATCTAGGTCCTGATTTgatttgtttgttggtttttacTAAATACTGTTCTTGACAACTGTCCTTTtctaataattatttgtattacggtaTGTTAGAGGCCCTACCTGAAGTCTGGGTCcatttgtgctaggcactgtacaaatacataatgaaagcatctctgtcccaaagagcttacatagaccagacaaagggtgggaggagaaacagagaggtAAAGCAGTTTGCTCAGGGTCTCACAGCAGATAATTGGCCAAACCAGGAATAAAACATGGGTCTCTTGAGTCCTTGTCCATTATAAGGCATCTCAGACTAATACCAATACTTGTTTTAATAGTTGAAGTCAtgcagtgatttaaaaaacaaaagtgggtaaACTAACCTTTTTGGTTTTCAGGCCAGGTAGTGTTAAATTCCATATTTATCAAATGAGAACATGTTCAACTCAGTTTACCTGCCTTTACCCTCAACTACactagactcataggactggaagggacctctagaggtcatctagtccagtcctctgatGTCATGGAATGTATTGGCTTGTTAGAGCTTATGCCTTGCATAGTAtaggtgagtcgcatcatacacGCATTTAACTTACACGAATTCAACTATACACGCTtggcaaaagaaaaacaacaagatacctgtaaatactGCAGGCGATTCTGCCCACCATTCTACTCAATGAGCGTATGCCccggagtgagcgtgagatgggagatgtgaatctgctgttccaTCAGTCGGTCTCAGTTTCCACATGCCTCTTATAGTGTGAGCATCTTGCCGCACTGaatgtgattctagtgtttaaagatactgtacgtatttttcgtacaacatggcccctaaacacaagccaactacttcatctggtgctcaaccgaagaaagtgatctgttccaatgctggaggaaaaactggctgtgttggattTATTGAGAGATGGTATGTCGGTCTGCAACGCAGCGCGTAAATATGGCTGCAACGAATCTAGCATTCGTGccatcaagatttgagagagagaaattcgtcaagccgtagcatcaagtgctccaataactgctaaggtgacaaGCCAGGTgcatgataagactttagtgaagactgaaaaaacattaaacttatggctggaagacatgaacagtaaacgtgtgcctatcgatggcaacacatTGTGAGAAGAGGCTCTTAGCTTctacgcgctgttcaaacctcccaccgaagagggacagccttctgatgagaacgAATTCAGAGCCAGCCacggttggcttaacagttttaggaaccgcttcaacctcaaaaacgtgtagactactggtgaagctgcatctgccaatgaagattgtgcgactgtgttgttttgtggcaatgcggctgggcatttaataaagccgggcttgctctacagggctgcaaatccccgtgtCCTAAACGGggagaacaaaaatctcctgcccgtgttctggcaatcaaataaaaaggcttgggtgacggcagcattatttctggattggttccacaaagTGTTTCTCCTCGAGGTATTGCTTCACCTCCGGAatgaaaggacttgactttaaagtgttgctgatcgtagacaatgctcctggccaccctgcggcaTTCTGGTTTGCACATAATGACGTTGAAGTCGTCTTTCTCCCCCTCACTACCACGTCCATCCTCCAACCTCTGGACCAAGGCGTAATTTGCAGTTTCAAGGGCACGTACCTGAGGCTTACATTCTCTCGGATACGTAGTGCTAtagatgctgatcccaatcttaatgtgatggagtgcaTACTGTACTTCATGggcaatttaagggattttcaagggtaattttgactaaaTGCGATTTTTGCCTTatgcgctgactttagaacctaacccccacgtAAGATGCGACTCCATTGTAGCACAAACCAATAAGTAAAGTGTTACTTCCTTGCATGCCTGCTCTGCTGAACTTTTATTGTTTCCTGTATTACTCAGTCTAGTGAAGGTGGTTTTATAACTGTCAGATTTGTGCACCATATATTTCTCAgtgttctacttttttttttttttttttacacagtttGGAATTTGTGAGATGCATCAGAATCCAAATTTAGCCTGAGTGTTTGTGCATTTTGAAACCTTACTTAATTCTCTTACAGAGCACTGGATGACATCAGGGAAAGCATCAAAGAACTTCAGTTCTACAGAAATAGcatcttcaaaaagaaaacagatgaaaagaaaagaaaattaatagaAAATGGAGAAAGTGATAAAACTGTGAGCTGATCTTCCATTTCACAATGCCATCCTATAGTATCCACTGGATGTATCTCCTGATATTCTTCTGTTCACCAATGAAGAGGCTTCTTTCAGTTACCTTGTTTCTTAACTGTTGTTAAAGCACACAGAAGTCTGAATTACTGCTACTTTCCTATGTTTGAGCTGTGAATCTGCCATTTAAATCTCAGCAGCTCCTTTGTTTGTACGTATCAGGTCACTTTTGCTTTTTAATGTGTCTCTTAGTTTAGTTCTAGATGCACTTTttttgttacaaaaataaaaccaatcctgttgaaagattttttttacacCTTCTCTTTTTTACAGCAGTCTTAATTATAAGACTTTGTATATAACGTTCATCTAAAAGGTGAACCAGCCTCTCCcggattttcaaaataaaatgttatggGAAATATATTGCATCCTTCAGCGGTCACATTTGTGTGCTTAAGAAGAATTCCTCTGTAAAATACACAGTGCCATTTGAAGACAGATTGAACATGTGGATCACTTAATGTAGCCTGAGAAGCAGTGGCCTTCTGTGTGTGTGGCATCAAAGATATGACCAACTTTTCTCTGGACAGCTAATTCAAGTAACAAGCTAGTTTTAGTTCCATCGTGGACATTTATCCACTTTAAAAAACTCTCATGCAGACAGCAGTCTGTGCTCAAAGGATGCTAGGGAGGAGCTGCACAAAAAGCTGACTTGTGATCAAGCAGATGAAATTTCAATATGAAAAATGAAAGGCTGCAGGCCAGGAATGAAGTTCATTGGCACGCGTacgcacactctctctctctctccctccccctctcccgccAGTTgatatagttaccagtccagtgtctggatcaatctagtggccagtcagattggtcgcagaggggatcagggctctgtTGGTCGcgatctgatgctcctggagtgtggcaagacgaacccaaagtcccaaggccaagcaccctgttcttatagtcttttttctttgttgaagtctatggattttgctgtgtaaGTTTGTGACCGGTTACTTCTTAATTGGTGTATCTTTTGATGTAAACATTCCAATACACCTCCGAGAGGGTTATCCTGTCCTGGTTccgatttaatcaattgtctttaGGGGTGCTAGCTTTCACCGCAGGGTCGTCAATTTGCCCTTCTTCAATCATGGGTGCGCATTGATGGTTCTCTGGCAAGATAAGTCTCCTTAGGTGTCTTCACCCCtcctttcttgaccatctggttaACAGTGGCCTTCAacccttatcttttcctgatgcgtgcattcctcattcacacagtctttcacagaaaccttcaaaggtagcagaatacattgtaaattaagccttgctaaatcttataactAAAATGATTCACATGGCTTCAAGCCCTCAACATTTCTCTAATCTGTTtatcatagacacaatacaaaatcctgtcttTTACTAACTAAACTTTATAACAGGTCCTAATTGTGGTGCATATGGGAAACAGGATCCCAGTCTCAAACagtcattcctttctgttattcaaaaagggtggtTAGCAGAATGAAATCAAGGCTTACATCAATTCTtgtagtacaattataaaatcctgtcccTACAATACTCACTTGAAAAGGATTTATGGTAAAAACATGTCCAATTTTCACAGGATGTTCCTGTGGCTAGGAAACAGCTAAATGAGTCCATGGACTTcactggcctttggatcaggctctagaAGAGGATGCTGCTGCCATTTAACTTGTTGATGTGACCACAAGTCCTTGCTTAACCTATCAATAAGCTGGGGTGTAAGGAAGAGGACCTTTTTCAGTAAACAAATTTTTTCTAGTCAGCAACAGATTTGAAGATACATTTTAAATTCACTTTTTTGTCTTTGTCTAGTAACAGGTTTTACATCACCTGACTTGTCTCAAATATGTAACAGATATGTTAATCATATTAATGTGATTCCTAACAACATGATCTGGTGTGTGAATGCTGGCTGTGGCATAGTCAAGAGTCATATCCCAGGAAGCGGGGACACCAATGTTTAGATACTGAAAAACATCCTTCACTGCCAGGTATTGAACATAGCCATACTCCCCATCTTGTTCTGGATCTGTGTGCATCTCACTGACACTTTCTGCTTTGATGTTTAGTTTTAGGCTTCTAAAGAAGAGATTAGGGCTTTGTGAACTTTAAGCACTCTTCTAATGAAAGTATCAATGGGGAAGGGTCTGAAGTACTGGCCCAGAGCTATGGACAGTCCCCTAACAGTTTGTCAATTTCATGAGCAACGTTTTAACGGTTTACTCATGGGCTCTGAGTATGGGATGTCCATGTTTTTTCCTTTGAACTTGACTGTTTCAATCCATATCAACACCAAGCAAAGTCCAAAGCTTTCCAGTTCCACCGAGACCAAAATATTTAAGTGCTAatggagaaaaagaaacaaagactatcttaaaagaaaataaataactgCTGCTTTCACTCCATGGATGAATGTACCAAATTAAAGTCTCTGTACTCTCCTAACTATGTTCTTTCTAgctttggtggttttgttttatgGGTTGATGCAACCCATAAAACAAAaccacttcct is part of the Natator depressus isolate rNatDep1 chromosome 22, rNatDep2.hap1, whole genome shotgun sequence genome and harbors:
- the REXO2 gene encoding oligoribonuclease, mitochondrial yields the protein MRSWLLGSNGRRLLAAVGAGVRDGATMAAGSMGQRMVWVDLEMTGLDIEKDQIIEMACLITDSDLNILAEGPNLIINQPDELLDGMSEWCKEHHGKSGLTKAVKESTISLQQAEYEFLSFVRQQTPPGLCPLAGNSVHADKKFLDKYMPQFMRHVHYRIIDVSTVKELCRRWYSEEFEFAPKKVASHRALDDIRESIKELQFYRNSIFKKKTDEKKRKLIENGESDKTVS